From one Bacteroides eggerthii genomic stretch:
- a CDS encoding M48 family metallopeptidase, with product MKKVVFKIFVVMIFFIIVTPTYAQFNIKKAIGGAAKAVKAFTLTDEQMAEYVKESVDWMDEHNPVLPEDNPYVQRLRKLTEGITDADGIPLNFKVYHVTDINAFACPDGSVRVFSSLMDIMNDDELLGIIGHEIGHVLKRHSKNAFKNELLTGALKDVVASTSGKVVALTESQLGSLGQSLMNAKFSQQQENEADDCGYDFLVAQGRNPWGIVMSFEKLMNLEGDSGSKQSYIQKMFSSHPETQKRIKHMQKRCEEDGIVRPAA from the coding sequence ATGAAAAAAGTGGTTTTTAAAATTTTCGTGGTAATGATATTTTTTATCATTGTCACCCCGACCTATGCACAGTTCAACATAAAGAAAGCTATAGGTGGAGCAGCAAAAGCCGTAAAAGCGTTTACTCTTACGGATGAACAGATGGCTGAGTACGTTAAGGAGTCTGTGGACTGGATGGATGAACATAATCCTGTGTTGCCCGAAGATAATCCTTACGTGCAGCGCCTCAGGAAACTTACTGAAGGTATTACTGATGCCGATGGTATTCCTTTGAATTTCAAAGTATATCATGTAACTGATATCAATGCTTTTGCGTGTCCTGACGGAAGTGTACGTGTATTTTCTTCACTTATGGATATCATGAATGATGATGAGTTGCTTGGCATTATCGGTCACGAAATCGGGCATGTACTCAAACGTCATTCTAAAAACGCTTTCAAAAACGAACTTCTCACAGGGGCCCTCAAAGATGTGGTGGCATCTACCAGCGGTAAGGTGGTAGCCCTTACCGAATCTCAACTTGGTTCTTTGGGACAATCGCTTATGAATGCAAAGTTCTCACAGCAACAAGAGAATGAGGCGGATGACTGTGGATATGACTTTCTTGTAGCACAAGGAAGGAATCCGTGGGGTATCGTCATGTCTTTTGAAAAGCTAATGAACCTTGAAGGCGATTCCGGCAGTAAACAAAGTTACATTCAAAAGATGTTTTCCTCGCATCCGGAGACACAAAAGCGTATCAAGCACATGCAGAAACGTTGCGAAGAAGACGGTATTGTACGCCCTGCTGCCTAA
- a CDS encoding BT4734/BF3469 family protein, giving the protein MINKNISYYHNSSDSRSRIYYNFDHILELIASDTKLSRQTDIVRMQTTEKAYKEEKHRLPMIAPSGIFDYRNDDPTNLRRYSNILVLDFDDFKSHEAASEFKERLILYANPLHLYAVWFSPGNKGVKAAMIHDNTNPDHHYNLFWQVKQRLYPGTEEFDKSCHNLSRTFFLSSDPKVYVNPKKDTLLPYHFEYDPSIPKPAVKSYNKGGSSGSFIHTPEEIERNTGFQRLWKDKTLINYVDKRWRKEYPDSYEDGNRHRSILSRAKWLCLYGVLYDAALEYLTGTFGRHGIPEDDIRGMVINNYNANRESFGASRMELYGKKEQGVVYRNQKLRENTPFN; this is encoded by the coding sequence ATGATAAACAAGAACATAAGCTACTACCACAACTCAAGTGATTCAAGAAGCAGGATCTATTATAATTTCGACCATATCCTTGAACTTATAGCATCCGACACAAAACTCTCCAGGCAAACGGATATAGTGAGGATGCAGACGACAGAGAAGGCTTACAAGGAAGAGAAACACAGACTCCCCATGATAGCACCTTCCGGAATATTCGACTACAGAAACGATGACCCGACCAACCTGCGCCGATATTCAAATATCCTCGTGCTTGACTTTGATGATTTTAAGTCACATGAGGCGGCAAGTGAATTCAAGGAAAGACTGATACTATATGCCAACCCTCTCCATCTTTACGCAGTATGGTTCTCTCCGGGTAATAAAGGTGTGAAGGCGGCTATGATCCATGACAACACCAACCCGGACCACCATTACAATCTTTTTTGGCAGGTGAAGCAAAGATTATATCCGGGGACTGAGGAATTCGATAAGAGTTGTCATAATCTAAGCCGCACGTTCTTTCTTAGTTCCGATCCTAAAGTCTATGTCAACCCTAAGAAAGACACGTTACTTCCCTACCACTTTGAATATGACCCGTCCATTCCCAAGCCTGCCGTGAAGAGTTATAATAAGGGTGGTTCAAGCGGTAGTTTCATTCATACGCCGGAAGAGATTGAAAGGAATACAGGTTTTCAGAGGTTATGGAAGGACAAGACTCTCATTAACTACGTGGACAAGAGATGGAGAAAAGAGTATCCGGACAGTTATGAAGATGGTAACAGGCACCGTTCAATTCTCTCCAGAGCAAAATGGTTGTGTCTGTACGGTGTCTTGTATGATGCAGCTCTGGAATATCTCACCGGTACATTCGGCAGGCATGGTATCCCTGAGGATGACATTCGGGGGATGGTAATCAACAACTATAATGCCAACCGTGAAAGTTTTGGTGCCTCAAGGATGGAGCTGTATGGCAAGAAGGAGCAGGGAGTGGTGTACAGGAATCAGAAGTTGAGGGAGAATACGCCGTTCAATTAG
- a CDS encoding SLC13 family permease, with translation MYKIFRGFPLVEAYQDLKKAKRLAENQAVARCIKLVIAITISLTLWLLPTEAFGISNLTIIEQRLISIFIFATLMWVFEAVPAWTTSVLIVVLLLLTVSDSSLWLFVQGIPTEELGQTVKYKSIMHCFADPIIMLFIGGFILAIAATKSNLDVLLARVMLKPFGTQSRYVLLGFILVTAVFSMFLSNTATAAMMLTFLTPVLKVLPADGKGKTGLAMAIPVAANIGGMGTPIGTPPNAIALKYLNDPEGLNLNIGFGEWMGFMLPYTMIVLFIAWFILLKLFPFKQKSIELQIEGEAKRDWRSIVVYITFAITVLLWMFDKFTGVNSNVVAMIPVAVFCITGVITKRDLEEISWSVLWMVAGGFALGVALQETGLAKHMIESIPFNTWPPVLMIIGSGLICYTMANFISHTATAALLVPILAIAGSSMRENLSALGGVETLLIGVAIGSSLAMILPISTPPNALAHATGMIQQKDMEKVGIIMGIVGLILGYTMLIILGSHKML, from the coding sequence ATGTATAAAATTTTTAGAGGCTTTCCATTGGTGGAGGCTTATCAAGATTTAAAAAAAGCCAAACGGTTGGCAGAGAACCAAGCTGTAGCCCGATGTATAAAGCTGGTTATAGCAATCACCATATCCCTTACCCTATGGTTGCTTCCAACTGAAGCATTTGGCATAAGTAATCTGACTATTATTGAACAGAGGCTGATTTCCATTTTCATTTTTGCCACACTGATGTGGGTTTTCGAAGCTGTCCCCGCATGGACCACGTCAGTCTTGATTGTAGTACTGCTCCTACTTACCGTTTCAGACAGCAGTTTGTGGCTGTTTGTACAAGGAATTCCGACAGAAGAGCTGGGACAAACGGTAAAATATAAATCCATCATGCATTGTTTTGCCGATCCCATTATCATGCTGTTCATAGGTGGGTTTATACTCGCTATTGCTGCGACTAAGAGCAATTTGGATGTATTACTGGCTCGTGTCATGCTGAAACCTTTCGGAACCCAGTCCCGTTATGTACTGCTGGGATTTATTCTTGTCACAGCGGTATTTTCAATGTTCCTCAGCAATACAGCTACAGCCGCCATGATGCTTACTTTCCTAACTCCTGTATTAAAGGTGCTTCCGGCAGACGGAAAGGGGAAAACAGGGTTGGCTATGGCAATTCCGGTTGCGGCCAATATAGGAGGGATGGGAACTCCCATAGGTACGCCACCCAATGCCATCGCTTTGAAATATCTGAATGATCCGGAAGGGTTGAACCTGAATATCGGTTTTGGAGAGTGGATGGGATTTATGCTGCCCTATACAATGATTGTGCTGTTCATTGCCTGGTTCATCCTACTGAAACTATTCCCTTTCAAACAGAAAAGCATTGAGCTGCAAATTGAAGGTGAAGCGAAGAGAGATTGGCGGTCAATTGTAGTATATATCACTTTTGCAATCACAGTACTGTTATGGATGTTTGACAAGTTTACAGGAGTAAACTCGAATGTAGTGGCTATGATTCCGGTAGCTGTATTCTGCATAACAGGAGTCATCACCAAAAGAGATCTGGAAGAAATCAGCTGGAGTGTTCTATGGATGGTTGCCGGTGGATTCGCATTGGGAGTAGCTTTACAGGAAACCGGACTAGCCAAACATATGATCGAATCCATTCCGTTCAATACATGGCCACCCGTATTGATGATTATCGGCTCCGGACTGATTTGTTATACAATGGCAAACTTTATTTCACATACGGCTACTGCCGCACTGCTTGTTCCAATTCTGGCCATAGCCGGTAGCAGCATGCGTGAAAATCTGTCCGCATTAGGCGGTGTAGAGACATTACTGATAGGTGTGGCAATAGGCTCGTCACTGGCTATGATATTACCCATCAGTACCCCTCCCAACGCATTGGCACATGCTACGGGCATGATACAGCAGAAAGACATGGAAAAGGTAGGAATAATCATGGGAATTGTCGGACTGATACTGGGATACACAATGCTGATTATACTCGGATCACACAAAATGTTATAA
- a CDS encoding Rpn family recombination-promoting nuclease/putative transposase translates to MGTEGIQDRYVNPYTDFGFKLLFGTAMNKELLISFLNALLFGEEVIKDVTYLNAEHLGTQEYDRRAVFDVYCENEKGEKFLVEMQRGEQQFFKDRSVFYSTFPIREQARRGEWDYELKAVYVVGILNFSFDPSDTEYFHHEVKLVDLYTKKVFYDKLTFVYLEMPKFNKTEDELETMFDKWLFVLRNLSSLLERPRSLQNRVFDRLFEAAEIAKFTKTELSEYWDSLKNFRDWYSVISTAEKKGREEGKTEGRIEEKRENARNLKRLGVAVDIISQATGLTPEEVEQIPT, encoded by the coding sequence ATGGGAACAGAAGGCATACAGGACAGATATGTAAATCCATATACAGACTTTGGATTCAAGCTGCTTTTCGGTACGGCTATGAACAAGGAGCTTTTGATCAGCTTCCTGAATGCCCTATTGTTCGGTGAGGAGGTGATTAAGGACGTGACCTATCTCAACGCGGAGCATCTCGGAACTCAGGAGTATGACCGTCGGGCTGTATTTGATGTCTATTGTGAAAATGAGAAAGGTGAGAAATTCCTTGTCGAGATGCAGCGTGGCGAGCAGCAGTTCTTCAAGGACCGCAGCGTTTTCTACTCCACCTTTCCTATCCGTGAGCAGGCGAGGCGTGGCGAGTGGGATTATGAGCTGAAGGCTGTCTATGTGGTCGGTATCCTGAACTTCTCCTTTGACCCGTCTGATACCGAGTACTTCCATCATGAGGTTAAACTTGTCGATCTCTACACAAAGAAAGTCTTTTATGACAAGCTTACCTTCGTTTACCTTGAGATGCCCAAATTCAACAAGACCGAGGATGAGCTTGAGACGATGTTTGACAAGTGGCTTTTCGTGCTCCGTAACCTCTCCTCGCTTCTTGAACGTCCCAGATCCTTGCAGAACAGGGTGTTTGACCGCCTCTTTGAAGCTGCCGAGATAGCGAAATTCACCAAGACCGAGCTGAGTGAGTATTGGGACAGCCTCAAGAATTTCAGGGATTGGTATAGTGTGATATCAACGGCCGAGAAGAAAGGCAGGGAAGAAGGAAAAACAGAAGGTCGTATTGAAGAAAAAAGAGAGAATGCCCGTAACCTTAAAAGATTGGGCGTGGCTGTCGATATCATATCCCAGGCTACAGGATTGACACCGGAAGAGGTGGAGCAAATTCCAACCTGA
- a CDS encoding sialidase family protein, with product MKIRLFCIVLGLCVFASCEKDEPVIPEEPLVPPTEQPEEPQEPGTPVEPENPQEPQKPISTDGIIKWNNEFIIVGDNNMALIGSGIWNAVAHGNGRYVAVGNSSLSSWADGYYTTSVDGMNWDAPKVLPDISGYNNGNGVVFGNGKFITSSRGGVHVSSDGTNWTPVCVETPLTSAPTWGRIVFLNGSFYLLDGQSGGGYCGKSDNGENWNVFETESFNTGIAHGNGKYVKVRNRNTANNPSYSDISYDGVNWSNGGIINDAMKVTDIAFGNGKFVAVSDNGKIASSTDGVNWSTTGGYSLYDVTYENEKFVAVGSSGSIAYSTDGVNWNLATKVTGATLYGICPVQ from the coding sequence ATGAAAATCAGATTATTTTGTATCGTATTGGGGCTTTGTGTGTTTGCATCCTGTGAGAAGGATGAACCTGTTATTCCGGAAGAACCGCTTGTTCCACCAACAGAACAACCCGAAGAACCGCAGGAACCTGGAACTCCTGTAGAACCGGAGAATCCACAAGAACCACAAAAGCCAATATCAACAGACGGGATAATTAAATGGAATAATGAATTTATAATTGTAGGAGATAATAATATGGCACTTATAGGAAGTGGAATATGGAATGCTGTAGCACATGGGAATGGGAGGTATGTAGCAGTGGGAAATAGTAGTTTAAGTAGTTGGGCAGATGGATATTATACAACCTCTGTCGATGGCATGAATTGGGATGCACCTAAAGTATTACCTGATATATCCGGGTATAATAATGGAAATGGCGTAGTTTTTGGAAATGGCAAATTCATAACCTCAAGCAGAGGTGGTGTCCATGTCTCCTCTGATGGGACGAATTGGACTCCGGTATGTGTTGAGACTCCCCTCACTTCAGCCCCTACATGGGGTAGGATTGTCTTCTTGAATGGAAGTTTTTACCTTTTGGACGGTCAATCCGGAGGCGGATATTGTGGAAAGTCTGATAATGGAGAAAACTGGAATGTCTTTGAAACGGAAAGTTTTAATACCGGAATAGCTCATGGAAATGGAAAGTATGTAAAAGTCCGGAATAGAAATACCGCCAACAATCCATCATATTCGGATATATCTTATGATGGAGTAAATTGGAGTAATGGCGGAATTATCAATGATGCGATGAAAGTTACCGACATTGCTTTTGGTAATGGGAAATTCGTGGCAGTAAGTGATAATGGGAAAATCGCCTCTTCTACTGACGGAGTGAATTGGAGTACAACAGGAGGTTATTCACTCTATGACGTCACTTATGAGAATGAAAAGTTTGTGGCGGTAGGAAGCAGTGGAAGTATTGCTTATTCTACTGACGGAGTCAATTGGAATTTGGCAACAAAAGTAACAGGCGCCACTTTGTATGGCATTTGTCCTGTTCAATAG
- a CDS encoding leucine-rich repeat domain-containing protein, producing MGIGLEDFSIITNINIMLMCSLLKKEIEKHLSLYGVVYVIEPTGALILADGRSCTVSDYKVIPETVHIKNGAFLNCTIIESVDMSTSQVNSIGSLAFFGCENLKAIHFSEYIENIGEWAFNRCRLKKMDLPAGLKNIGAGAFAINAEIEEVIIPDGVTRIDNLTFQYCSGLARIYIPPSISSIGKYAFWQSNSLKTIFVKRGYERRIKYRLPWGLKGKVKPL from the coding sequence ATGGGAATCGGGTTGGAAGACTTCTCTATAATAACCAATATAAATATCATGCTTATGTGTTCACTATTAAAAAAAGAAATTGAAAAGCACCTCTCGCTATATGGAGTGGTGTATGTGATTGAACCGACAGGAGCACTGATACTGGCCGATGGAAGGTCGTGTACCGTCAGTGATTACAAAGTAATACCGGAAACAGTCCATATTAAGAACGGCGCTTTCCTTAATTGTACCATAATAGAATCAGTAGATATGTCCACTTCACAGGTCAATTCCATAGGCAGCCTCGCTTTCTTTGGGTGTGAAAACCTAAAGGCCATACACTTCTCCGAGTATATAGAAAACATTGGGGAGTGGGCTTTCAACAGATGCCGACTGAAAAAAATGGATTTGCCGGCTGGCCTGAAAAACATAGGTGCAGGCGCTTTCGCGATAAATGCTGAGATAGAGGAGGTAATCATACCGGATGGAGTTACGAGGATAGATAATCTGACTTTTCAATACTGTTCTGGACTTGCCCGTATTTATATACCGCCTTCAATAAGCAGTATCGGGAAATATGCCTTTTGGCAAAGCAACAGTCTGAAAACTATTTTCGTTAAGCGAGGGTATGAAAGAAGAATCAAATATAGGCTTCCGTGGGGGCTAAAGGGAAAAGTGAAGCCCCTATAG
- a CDS encoding fimbrillin family protein, translating into MKKFILMTMTATLMAGCSTDEENECTSPPNEYPVEIMASAGVSGIQTRSPINTGQSVTAGFIASASGGDYSTNLWTAAGTFTASTTTSATFSLTPAQYYPADGSTVHIKGYYPQGTLSGNTVTFSETDGSNDVMISGEASGNKTTGGALAFTFNHLLTQLQFTFKAGTGFPATGKTVTSITLKNQQTPASLNINDGTVSYNPAGAGITFTGSYAISADPGTTATIYPMVKSGATNVVMDIVAGGVTYPNVTVNLNTETGKAHNIILTFTPKGIIVSAIVTPWVTGGTGSSVVQ; encoded by the coding sequence ATGAAAAAGTTTATACTAATGACAATGACTGCAACCCTTATGGCAGGTTGCAGTACCGATGAAGAGAATGAATGTACTTCTCCTCCAAACGAATACCCCGTTGAAATCATGGCAAGTGCAGGTGTCTCAGGTATCCAGACAAGAAGCCCGATCAACACCGGCCAATCTGTCACTGCCGGTTTCATAGCTTCTGCAAGCGGTGGAGACTATAGCACCAACTTGTGGACCGCGGCCGGCACCTTTACCGCTTCGACCACAACCTCCGCCACCTTTTCACTCACCCCCGCGCAATACTACCCCGCTGACGGCAGTACAGTCCATATCAAGGGATACTACCCCCAAGGAACGCTATCCGGCAACACTGTCACATTCTCGGAAACAGACGGTTCCAATGACGTGATGATTTCAGGCGAAGCCAGCGGGAACAAAACAACAGGCGGAGCACTGGCTTTCACTTTCAACCATCTGCTGACCCAGTTGCAATTCACCTTTAAGGCAGGTACAGGATTTCCCGCTACCGGAAAAACCGTAACCAGTATTACCCTCAAAAACCAGCAGACTCCCGCCTCGCTTAATATCAACGACGGTACCGTCTCTTACAATCCGGCAGGTGCCGGCATCACTTTCACCGGTTCGTATGCCATCAGTGCTGACCCCGGTACTACAGCCACGATCTATCCGATGGTAAAAAGCGGCGCCACGAATGTGGTGATGGACATCGTTGCGGGTGGAGTGACCTATCCTAACGTAACGGTAAACTTAAATACGGAAACAGGAAAGGCCCACAATATCATACTGACTTTTACCCCCAAAGGTATTATAGTCTCCGCGATCGTCACGCCATGGGTTACCGGAGGAACGGGGTCGTCTGTTGTGCAGTAA
- a CDS encoding fimbrillin family protein — protein sequence MPLLSVSCGSDMEEVSFNSEGYPSPIHLAIIEAPPHTRSIVNSINDISVGSLGIYEVAESGTSGTFPWTTSPLLNNVAPAGISGNELTFSPPLYYPAGGHKVIFYGYYPRTTATNGTSYITPPGNGTAPTFNFTLTGQEDIMHGASVAGGSYSPGTAIPITFKHKLTQIQLNVSALGTLLSSIKILNVRNTGSMNLETGTVTYGNNTVDITLDKAGLTTTAPVMVPADVAVYLVEVAFIGQLLPRKYLIKPASGKFLEGIIYTITL from the coding sequence ATGCCGCTGTTATCCGTAAGTTGCGGCAGTGATATGGAGGAAGTATCTTTCAACAGTGAAGGGTACCCCTCCCCAATCCACCTTGCCATTATAGAAGCCCCCCCACACACAAGGTCCATCGTCAACAGTATCAACGATATCAGTGTCGGTTCTTTGGGAATCTATGAAGTGGCGGAAAGTGGAACTTCCGGTACATTTCCCTGGACAACTTCCCCTTTATTGAACAATGTAGCTCCTGCCGGTATAAGTGGAAATGAACTCACTTTCTCGCCTCCATTATACTATCCGGCAGGAGGGCATAAAGTCATCTTTTACGGTTATTATCCACGTACCACAGCTACGAACGGAACCAGCTACATCACCCCTCCCGGAAACGGGACAGCTCCCACTTTCAATTTCACCCTTACAGGACAGGAGGACATCATGCATGGTGCCAGCGTTGCCGGTGGAAGCTATTCTCCCGGAACGGCCATACCGATTACCTTCAAGCACAAGCTGACACAAATACAGCTTAATGTCTCGGCTCTGGGTACCCTGCTTTCAAGTATCAAAATTCTAAATGTGAGAAATACCGGCTCTATGAATTTGGAAACAGGTACGGTTACCTACGGCAACAATACGGTGGACATCACACTTGACAAAGCCGGTCTGACAACCACCGCTCCAGTGATGGTACCAGCCGATGTCGCCGTTTATCTGGTGGAAGTTGCTTTCATTGGACAGCTGCTTCCCCGCAAATATCTAATAAAACCTGCATCAGGAAAATTTCTTGAGGGAATAATCTATACGATAACACTGTGA